A single region of the Paraburkholderia sprentiae WSM5005 genome encodes:
- the kdsB gene encoding 3-deoxy-manno-octulosonate cytidylyltransferase — protein sequence MTHTAAHPFIAVVPARLASTRLPSKPLADIGGKPMVVRVAERARESGAQQVLVASDAQEVLDAAHEHGFEAVLTRANHPSGTDRLAEVATRFGWSDDTIVVNVQGDEPLIDPALVRGVAAHLATTIDCAIATAAHPITDPADIFNPNVVKVVPDARGVALYFSRAPIPWARDAWQPHWPNVASMPTPPAPAVVYRHIGLYAYRAKFLRTYPTLAISPIEQVEALEQLRAMWHGERIAVLVTHDVPLPGVDTPADLARVRALFGS from the coding sequence ATGACCCACACCGCCGCTCATCCGTTTATCGCCGTCGTACCCGCCCGCCTCGCGTCGACGCGTCTGCCCAGCAAGCCGCTCGCGGACATCGGCGGCAAGCCGATGGTCGTGCGCGTTGCGGAGCGCGCGCGCGAATCAGGCGCGCAGCAGGTGCTGGTTGCGTCGGACGCGCAAGAAGTGCTCGACGCGGCGCACGAGCACGGCTTCGAAGCAGTGCTCACGCGCGCCAATCATCCGTCTGGCACGGACCGTCTCGCGGAGGTGGCAACGCGCTTTGGCTGGAGCGACGACACGATCGTCGTCAACGTGCAGGGCGACGAGCCGCTGATCGACCCAGCGCTCGTGCGCGGCGTCGCCGCGCATCTGGCGACGACGATCGACTGCGCGATCGCGACGGCCGCGCATCCGATCACCGATCCCGCCGACATATTCAATCCGAACGTCGTCAAGGTCGTGCCCGACGCGCGAGGCGTCGCGCTGTATTTCTCGCGCGCGCCGATCCCGTGGGCGCGCGACGCGTGGCAGCCGCATTGGCCCAACGTCGCGTCCATGCCCACGCCGCCCGCGCCTGCCGTGGTGTACCGGCACATCGGCCTGTACGCGTATCGCGCGAAATTCCTGCGCACGTACCCGACTCTCGCGATCTCGCCGATCGAGCAAGTGGAAGCGCTCGAACAGCTGCGCGCGATGTGGCATGGCGAGCGCATCGCCGTACTCGTCACACATGACGTGCCGTTGCCCGGCGTCGATACCCCTGCCGATCTCGCCCGCGTACG
- the xseA gene encoding exodeoxyribonuclease VII large subunit: MNPENPFASAASPGGEVVVPVSALNRAIGTMLERSFPLVWVAGEVSNFTRAASGHWYFSIKDAQAQMRCVMFRGRAQYAEFMPREGDRIEVRALVTMYEPRGELQLNVEAVRRTGQGRLYEAFLRLKAQLEAEGLFAAERKRALPTHPRAIGIVTSLQAAALRDVLTTLSRRAPHIPVIVYPAPVQGAGVSAKLAAMVEAAGARREVDVLILCRGGGSIEDLWAFNEEVLARAIAESVIPVVSGVGHETDFTIADFAADVRAPTPTGAAELVSPQRVMLLRELDHRHATLARAFGRMMERRAQQLDWLARRLVSPGERLARQRTHLQQLRVRLASAGARPVRDARARFSLLQMRWQRWRPDLAAERARVNALTQRLNAALSRQHERQVARIDMLSARLAVLSPQRTLERGYAAVLDAQSGRAIRTPSSLKPGRRLTMHLAEGSADVALADVQARLTDGL, translated from the coding sequence ATGAATCCCGAAAATCCTTTTGCTTCGGCGGCCTCCCCAGGCGGTGAGGTCGTCGTTCCCGTCTCCGCGCTCAACCGTGCGATCGGCACGATGCTCGAACGCTCGTTTCCGCTCGTCTGGGTCGCGGGTGAGGTGTCGAACTTCACCCGCGCGGCGAGCGGCCACTGGTATTTTTCCATCAAGGACGCGCAGGCGCAGATGCGCTGCGTGATGTTCCGCGGTCGCGCGCAGTACGCCGAATTCATGCCACGCGAAGGCGATCGCATCGAGGTGCGCGCGCTCGTCACGATGTACGAACCGCGCGGCGAACTGCAGCTGAATGTCGAAGCGGTGCGCCGCACTGGACAGGGGCGTCTGTACGAAGCGTTTTTGCGGTTGAAGGCGCAACTCGAGGCCGAGGGGCTGTTCGCCGCGGAGCGCAAGCGCGCGCTGCCGACCCATCCGCGCGCGATCGGCATCGTCACGTCGTTGCAAGCCGCCGCATTGCGCGACGTGCTGACGACGCTGTCGCGCCGTGCGCCGCACATTCCGGTGATCGTTTATCCGGCACCGGTGCAGGGCGCGGGCGTCAGCGCGAAGCTCGCGGCGATGGTCGAGGCGGCCGGCGCGCGCCGCGAGGTCGACGTGCTGATCTTATGTCGCGGCGGCGGCTCGATCGAAGACCTCTGGGCGTTTAACGAAGAAGTGCTCGCGCGCGCGATTGCGGAAAGCGTCATCCCCGTGGTGAGCGGCGTCGGTCACGAGACCGATTTTACGATTGCCGATTTCGCCGCCGACGTACGCGCGCCGACCCCGACCGGTGCCGCGGAGCTCGTGAGTCCGCAGCGCGTCATGCTGCTGCGCGAACTCGATCATCGGCACGCGACACTCGCGCGCGCGTTCGGCCGCATGATGGAGCGGCGCGCGCAGCAGCTCGACTGGCTCGCACGCCGGCTCGTGTCGCCGGGAGAGCGGCTCGCGCGGCAGCGCACGCATCTGCAGCAGTTGCGCGTGCGGCTCGCGTCGGCGGGCGCGCGGCCGGTGCGCGACGCGCGTGCGCGATTCTCGCTGCTGCAGATGCGCTGGCAACGCTGGCGTCCGGATCTCGCGGCCGAGCGCGCCCGTGTCAATGCGCTGACGCAGCGCCTGAATGCGGCGCTATCGCGCCAGCATGAACGTCAGGTCGCGCGCATCGACATGCTGAGCGCGCGACTCGCCGTGCTGAGCCCTCAGCGCACGCTCGAGCGCGGCTATGCGGCCGTGCTCGATGCGCAAAGCGGTCGGGCGATCCGCACGCCTTCGTCGCTGAAACCCGGACGTCGTTTGACGATGCATCTCGCCGAAGGCTCGGCCGACGTCGCGCTCGCCGACGTGCAGGCGCGTCTGACCGACGGTTTGTGA
- a CDS encoding NYN domain-containing protein has protein sequence MASSNENVSMALFCDFENVALGVRDAKYDKFDIKLVLERLLLKGSIVVKKAYCDWDRYKSFKGAMHEANFELIEIPHVRQSGKNSADIRLVVDALDLCYTKSHVNTFVIISGDSDFSPLVSKLRENAKQVIGVGVQQSTSDLLIANCDEFFFYDDLVRESQRAVVRRESSRQQQGAQQAAKRTSDEEKAPPKEDLEKRRTKAVEIAVQTFDALASERGDSGKIWASVLKNAIKRRKPDFNETYYGFRAFGNLLEEAQARGLLEFGRDEKSGAYVYRSAAVNVAGETESESETIGETVTGSAETGSAEAVSAEPPAEHSYEAQAAQAAASESGGKHKSRRKDRNNPKARRGQQEAAHAQRSHHEAADEAPAATAPARTEHAEHAEPAHRQDPHVHAPLAHEFVAEQVAQEPEGHSVTAQADTAAEQVVFGHETHSTIDSDHPAQRQSPKKRASRKTAARKVKKSTPRTIDEAPEIAAPAEAAAPAVSPEEVPEATRQAARKTASSRGRRPRKAASTDNTE, from the coding sequence ATGGCGTCATCCAACGAAAACGTCAGCATGGCGCTGTTTTGCGACTTCGAAAATGTCGCGCTTGGCGTGCGCGACGCGAAATACGACAAGTTCGACATCAAGTTAGTGCTCGAACGGCTGCTGCTGAAGGGCAGCATCGTCGTCAAGAAAGCGTATTGCGACTGGGATCGCTACAAGAGTTTCAAAGGCGCAATGCACGAAGCCAATTTCGAGTTGATCGAAATTCCGCACGTGCGCCAATCGGGCAAGAATTCCGCCGACATTCGGCTCGTCGTCGATGCGCTCGATCTCTGTTACACGAAATCGCACGTCAACACGTTCGTCATCATCAGTGGTGATTCCGACTTCTCGCCGCTCGTGTCAAAGCTGCGCGAAAACGCCAAACAGGTAATCGGCGTGGGTGTACAACAGTCCACCTCCGATCTGCTGATTGCGAATTGCGACGAATTCTTCTTTTACGACGATCTGGTACGCGAAAGTCAGCGCGCAGTCGTGAGGCGCGAATCGTCGCGCCAGCAGCAAGGCGCCCAACAGGCCGCCAAACGTACGTCTGACGAAGAGAAGGCCCCGCCCAAAGAGGATCTGGAAAAGCGCCGCACCAAGGCCGTTGAAATTGCGGTGCAAACCTTCGACGCGCTCGCTTCCGAACGTGGCGACAGCGGCAAGATCTGGGCGTCCGTGCTGAAAAATGCGATTAAACGGCGCAAACCGGATTTCAACGAGACGTACTACGGTTTTCGCGCTTTCGGCAATCTGCTGGAAGAAGCGCAAGCGCGCGGGCTGCTCGAATTCGGCCGCGACGAGAAGTCAGGCGCGTACGTTTATCGAAGCGCAGCTGTGAACGTCGCCGGTGAAACCGAAAGTGAAAGCGAAACCATCGGTGAAACAGTGACGGGGTCGGCGGAAACCGGGTCGGCCGAAGCAGTATCCGCTGAACCGCCAGCCGAACATTCGTATGAAGCGCAGGCTGCGCAAGCGGCCGCTTCGGAGTCGGGTGGCAAGCACAAGTCGCGGCGCAAGGACCGCAACAATCCTAAGGCGCGCCGGGGTCAGCAGGAGGCCGCGCATGCCCAGCGCAGTCACCACGAAGCGGCTGATGAAGCCCCCGCGGCTACCGCACCGGCTCGCACCGAACACGCGGAACACGCCGAACCGGCACACCGGCAGGACCCTCATGTACATGCGCCGCTCGCGCACGAGTTCGTCGCTGAACAGGTAGCTCAGGAGCCCGAAGGTCACTCTGTGACAGCGCAAGCGGATACAGCCGCTGAACAAGTCGTGTTCGGCCACGAAACCCACTCAACCATCGACAGCGACCATCCCGCGCAGCGTCAAAGCCCCAAAAAGCGCGCATCGCGCAAAACGGCCGCAAGGAAAGTCAAGAAAAGCACGCCGCGCACGATCGATGAAGCACCTGAGATTGCCGCGCCGGCCGAAGCCGCTGCGCCGGCAGTCAGCCCGGAAGAAGTGCCCGAGGCCACCAGGCAAGCCGCCCGTAAAACGGCGTCGTCTCGCGGGCGTCGTCCGCGTAAAGCGGCGTCAACGGACAACACCGAGTGA
- the clpP gene encoding ATP-dependent Clp endopeptidase proteolytic subunit ClpP — MPSSYPSVSGLGLVPTVIEQSGRGERAYDIYSRLLRERIVFLVGPVNEQSASLIVAQLLFLESENPDKDISFYINSPGGSVYDGLAIYDTMQFIKPEVSTLCTGFAASMGTFLLTAGQRGKRYALPNARIMIHQPSGGGQGTAADIEIQAKEVLYVRARLNAMMAERTGRSIEEIARDTDRDNFMSALEAREYGLIDDVLEARATWNNEGRRDTV, encoded by the coding sequence ATGCCTTCCAGTTACCCATCTGTCTCCGGCCTGGGCCTTGTGCCCACGGTGATCGAACAATCCGGCCGGGGCGAGCGCGCCTATGACATCTACTCCCGCCTCCTTCGCGAGCGCATCGTGTTTCTTGTCGGGCCTGTGAACGAGCAGTCGGCCAGCCTGATCGTCGCGCAATTGTTGTTTCTCGAATCAGAGAACCCCGACAAGGATATTTCCTTTTACATCAACTCGCCCGGCGGTTCGGTGTACGACGGCCTTGCGATTTACGACACCATGCAGTTCATCAAGCCGGAGGTGTCGACCTTGTGCACGGGCTTTGCCGCGAGCATGGGCACCTTCCTGCTCACCGCGGGTCAACGCGGCAAACGGTATGCGCTACCCAATGCGCGCATCATGATTCACCAGCCGTCCGGCGGCGGTCAGGGCACCGCGGCGGACATCGAAATCCAGGCGAAGGAGGTGCTGTATGTGCGAGCGCGTCTCAATGCGATGATGGCCGAGCGCACCGGACGCAGCATCGAAGAGATCGCGCGCGACACCGACCGCGACAACTTCATGTCGGCGCTCGAAGCGAGGGAATATGGATTGATCGATGACGTGCTGGAAGCTCGCGCGACGTGGAACAACGAAGGTCGCCGCGACACCGTGTAA
- the sodB gene encoding superoxide dismutase [Fe], with amino-acid sequence MEHTLPPLPFAKNALAPHMSEETLEFHYGKHHQTYVTNLNNLIKGTEFESLSLEEIVKKSSGGIFNNSAQVWNHTFFWNSLSPQGGGAPTGALADAINAKWGSFDKFKEEFAKTAVGTFGSGWAWLVKKADGSLDLVSTSNAATPLTTDAKALLTIDVWEHAYYIDYRNARPKFVEAYWNIVNWDFAAKNFA; translated from the coding sequence ATGGAACATACGCTCCCGCCCCTGCCGTTTGCGAAAAATGCGCTCGCTCCGCACATGTCGGAAGAGACGCTCGAGTTTCACTATGGCAAGCATCACCAGACCTATGTGACCAATCTGAACAATCTGATCAAGGGCACGGAATTCGAGAGCCTGTCGCTGGAAGAAATCGTCAAGAAGTCCTCGGGCGGCATCTTCAACAACTCGGCTCAGGTGTGGAACCACACGTTCTTCTGGAACAGCCTGTCGCCGCAAGGTGGCGGCGCACCGACCGGCGCGCTGGCTGACGCGATCAACGCGAAGTGGGGTTCGTTCGACAAGTTCAAGGAAGAGTTTGCGAAGACGGCAGTCGGCACGTTCGGCTCCGGCTGGGCATGGCTCGTGAAGAAAGCTGATGGTTCGCTCGACCTCGTGTCGACCAGCAACGCTGCCACGCCGCTCACCACCGACGCCAAGGCACTGCTGACGATCGACGTATGGGAGCACGCTTACTACATCGACTATCGCAATGCGCGCCCGAAGTTCGTCGAGGCGTACTGGAACATCGTCAACTGGGATTTTGCAGCGAAGAACTTCGCTTGA
- a CDS encoding Trm112 family protein, translating to MDARLLEILVCPICKGPLSYDRAAQELICNADKLAYPIRDGIPVMLVDEARQTVEGTPVDLNPGSVA from the coding sequence GTGGACGCTCGCCTGCTTGAAATCCTCGTATGCCCGATCTGCAAGGGCCCGCTCAGCTACGACCGCGCCGCGCAGGAGCTGATCTGCAACGCGGACAAGCTCGCCTATCCGATCCGCGACGGCATTCCCGTCATGCTCGTCGACGAAGCACGGCAGACCGTCGAAGGCACCCCCGTCGATCTGAATCCCGGCTCGGTCGCCTGA
- a CDS encoding glycine zipper family protein — protein MIPSNKTISLAIPAAVIALALGGCAVAPPSGPSVVAMPHSGEPLSQFQQNDYACRDYANQSTNPSGAAQAATTNSVNSAALGTLGGAAVGALLGAAAGNAGAGAAIGAGSGLLIGGANGANGAQYSAAGMQARYDTAYAQCMTSKGETIVQPQPYYSTQPVYVAPPPYYAPPPPVMYAPYPAY, from the coding sequence ATGATTCCCAGCAATAAAACGATCAGCCTGGCGATTCCCGCCGCCGTCATTGCACTTGCGTTAGGCGGTTGTGCAGTCGCGCCGCCGAGCGGCCCGAGCGTGGTCGCCATGCCGCATAGCGGCGAGCCTCTCAGCCAGTTCCAGCAAAACGACTACGCATGCCGCGACTACGCGAATCAATCGACGAATCCGTCCGGCGCAGCGCAGGCCGCCACCACGAATAGCGTGAACAGCGCGGCGCTCGGCACGCTCGGCGGCGCAGCGGTCGGCGCACTGCTCGGTGCGGCGGCGGGCAACGCCGGCGCGGGCGCGGCGATCGGCGCGGGCAGCGGCCTGCTCATCGGAGGCGCGAACGGCGCGAATGGCGCCCAGTATTCGGCCGCCGGCATGCAGGCCCGCTACGACACCGCCTACGCCCAGTGTATGACTTCGAAAGGCGAGACGATCGTTCAGCCGCAGCCTTACTATTCGACGCAGCCGGTCTATGTCGCACCCCCTCCTTATTACGCGCCGCCTCCGCCGGTCATGTATGCGCCTTATCCGGCTTACTGA
- the lpxK gene encoding tetraacyldisaccharide 4'-kinase, translated as MSELNHRLEARLAREWQQRGPFAWALTPLACVFGAIAAARRAAFSLGWLKSVRIGVPVVVVGNVTVGGTGKTPTVIALVEALRAAGFTPGIVSRGYGARVGTPTQVTPGSSAGVGGDEPLLIARRTGAPVWVCPDRVAAAQALCAARGDVDVIVSDDGLQHYRLARDVELVVFDHRLGGNGFLLPAGPLREPLSRRRDATLINDPYARTLPAWPNTFALQLAPADAWHLDHPALRRPLAQFAGQRVLAAAGIGAPERFFATLRAAGLAPTTRALPDHYAFERNPFTDVDADAILITEKDAVKLGAWHDARIWVVPVEAALDHRLTALVVEKVRGRSPA; from the coding sequence ATGAGCGAACTCAACCACCGACTCGAAGCGCGCCTCGCGCGCGAATGGCAGCAACGCGGCCCGTTCGCCTGGGCGCTGACGCCGCTCGCCTGCGTGTTCGGCGCAATCGCGGCCGCGCGCCGCGCCGCCTTTTCTCTCGGCTGGCTCAAGTCGGTGCGCATCGGCGTGCCGGTGGTGGTCGTCGGCAACGTGACGGTCGGCGGCACCGGCAAGACGCCGACCGTCATCGCGCTCGTCGAAGCGTTGCGCGCCGCGGGCTTCACGCCTGGCATCGTGTCGCGGGGCTACGGCGCGCGCGTGGGCACGCCGACCCAGGTCACGCCCGGTTCGTCGGCGGGCGTCGGCGGGGACGAGCCGCTGCTGATCGCGCGCCGCACCGGCGCACCGGTGTGGGTCTGTCCGGATCGCGTCGCGGCCGCCCAGGCGCTGTGCGCCGCGCGCGGCGACGTCGACGTGATCGTCAGCGACGACGGCCTGCAGCACTATCGGCTGGCGCGCGACGTCGAACTGGTCGTGTTCGATCACCGGCTCGGCGGCAACGGCTTCCTGCTGCCGGCCGGACCGCTGCGCGAGCCGCTGTCGCGCCGCCGCGACGCGACACTGATCAACGATCCGTACGCGCGCACGCTGCCCGCGTGGCCGAACACGTTCGCACTGCAGCTCGCTCCCGCCGACGCGTGGCATCTCGACCATCCCGCGCTGCGCCGCCCGCTCGCGCAGTTCGCCGGTCAACGCGTGCTGGCCGCCGCCGGCATCGGCGCGCCGGAACGCTTTTTCGCGACACTGCGTGCGGCCGGCCTCGCGCCCACGACGCGCGCGCTGCCCGATCACTACGCGTTCGAGCGCAATCCTTTCACCGATGTCGACGCCGATGCGATCCTGATCACCGAAAAGGATGCGGTAAAATTGGGGGCCTGGCACGACGCGCGCATCTGGGTAGTCCCGGTCGAAGCCGCGCTTGATCATCGCCTCACTGCATTAGTTGTGGAGAAAGTCCGTGGACGCTCGCCTGCTTGA